From the Mangifera indica cultivar Alphonso chromosome 10, CATAS_Mindica_2.1, whole genome shotgun sequence genome, one window contains:
- the LOC123228042 gene encoding glutathione S-transferase DHAR2-like, whose protein sequence is MALEICVKAAAGAPDLLGDCPFSQRVLLTLEEKKVPYKAHYINTSDKPQWFLDVNPEGKVPVVKFDDKWVPDSDVIVGILEKYPEPPLATPPEFASVGSKIFSTFIQFLKSKDTNDGTERALLEELNALDEHLKKHGGPFIAGEKITAVDLSLAPKLYHLEVALGHFKKWSVPASLPHVHNYIEALFGRESFQKTKAAPQYVVAGWEPKVNP, encoded by the exons ATGGCTCTGGAAATCTGTGTGAAAGCTGCTGCTGGTGCTCCTGATCTTCTTGGAGACT GCCCATTCTCCCAAAGGGTTCTGCTAACTTTGGAGGAGAAGAAAGTTCCTTACAAGGCACACTACATCAACACCAGTGACAAACCGCAATG gtttttggacgtaAACCCAGAAGGGAAGGTGCCAGTGGTGAAGTTTGATGACAAATGGGTGCCTGACTCAGATGTGATTGTTGGAATTCTTGAGAAATACCCTGAGCCTCCTCTCgctacccctcctgaatttgcCTCTGT GGGATCAAAGATTTTCTCAACATTCATCCAGTTTCTGAAAAGCAAGGATACAAATGATGGGACAGAGAGGGCTTTGCTTGAGGAATTGAATGCATTGGATGAGCATCTCAAGAAACAT GGGGGTCCATTCATTGCTGGGGAGAAGATCACTGCTGTTGATTTGAGCTTGGCACCAAAGCTGTACCACCTTGAGGTAGCTCTAGGGCATTTCAAGAAGTGGAGTGTCCCTGCGAGCTTGCCTCATGTCCACAACTACATTGAG GCACTTTTCGGTCGGGAATCATTTCAGAAAACCAAGGCTGCACCACAATATGTAGTTGCAGGATGGGAGCCGAAGGTCAATCCCTGA
- the LOC123227237 gene encoding uncharacterized protein LOC123227237, giving the protein MGDSSASYIHLVQHLIEKCLIFRMTKEECMEALSRHADIKPVITSTVWNELEKENKEFFEAYAQSQSKEDRMSEEETSQMIQKMITDSSKAADEEEDD; this is encoded by the exons ATGGGAGACTCTTCTGCTTCTTATATACATTTG GTGCAGCACCTGATAGAGAAGTGTTTGATATTCCGCATGACAAAAGAAGAATGCATGGAAGCCCTTTCTAGACATGCAGACATCAAACCGGTCATCACCTCCACTG TGTGGAATGAGCTGGAGAAAGAAAACAAGGAGTTCTTTGAAGCGTATGCGCAATCTCAGAGCAAAGAAGACAGAATGTCCGAGGAAGAGACAAGTCAAATGATACAGAAAATGATCACAGATTCCTCCAAGGCTgcagatgaagaagaagacgacTAA
- the LOC123227235 gene encoding uncharacterized protein LOC123227235 isoform X2 yields the protein MSWVQYLIEKCLIFRMTKEECMEALSKYADIKPVITSTVWNELEKENKEFFEAYTRSQSKENRMSEEETNQMIQKMIMDPSKPAAEDHHD from the exons ATGTCTTGG gTGCAATACCTGATAGAGAAGTGTTTGATATTCCGTATGACAAAAGAAGAATGCATGGAAGCCCTTTCTAAATATGCAGACATCAAACCAGTCATCACCTCCACTG TGTGGAATGAGCTAGAGAAGGAAAACAAGGAGTTCTTTGAAGCATACACTCGATCTCAAAGCAAAGAAAATAGAATGTCCGAGGAAGAAACAAATCAAATGATACAGAAGATGATCATGGATCCCTCCAAACCAGCTGCTGAAGACCACCACGACTGA
- the LOC123227235 gene encoding uncharacterized protein LOC123227235 isoform X1, with product MGDSSASYIHLVQYLIEKCLIFRMTKEECMEALSKYADIKPVITSTVWNELEKENKEFFEAYTRSQSKENRMSEEETNQMIQKMIMDPSKPAAEDHHD from the exons ATGGGAGACTCTTCTGCTTCTTATATACACTTG gTGCAATACCTGATAGAGAAGTGTTTGATATTCCGTATGACAAAAGAAGAATGCATGGAAGCCCTTTCTAAATATGCAGACATCAAACCAGTCATCACCTCCACTG TGTGGAATGAGCTAGAGAAGGAAAACAAGGAGTTCTTTGAAGCATACACTCGATCTCAAAGCAAAGAAAATAGAATGTCCGAGGAAGAAACAAATCAAATGATACAGAAGATGATCATGGATCCCTCCAAACCAGCTGCTGAAGACCACCACGACTGA